One Burkholderia cepacia genomic window carries:
- a CDS encoding multidrug effflux MFS transporter — protein sequence MPTTPESSPPKLATLILLCAVSVLPVSLFLPSLPNIARTFATDYALVSLSLAGYAAVAATLELIMGPLSDRFGRRPVVLAGLAVFVVGSIGCALATDIRIFLACRVLQAGITSGYPISMAVIRDTAGKERAASRIGYAAMAGAFAPMLGPMVGGALDEACGWRASFWFLAMAGTALFAWCWRDLRETNLNPLDTLRRQVRAYPALLRARRFWAYALCMAFSTGSFYAFLAGAPLAAQTVFGIAPAEIGFYMGAVTAGFMVGSFVSGRYAGRYSSATIIVTGRIIACAGPLIGLALYFCGVRHVFAWFGPCVLVGVGNGLSNPCAHAGVLSVRPDLAGSASGLAGAMTIAGGAALSSLTGAVLTDGNAAGASLGMMLASSSLALLAAAYARSLDARDGPR from the coding sequence ATGCCGACGACTCCCGAATCCTCGCCACCCAAGCTCGCCACCCTGATCCTGCTGTGCGCGGTATCGGTGCTGCCCGTGAGCCTGTTCCTGCCGTCGCTGCCGAACATCGCGCGCACGTTTGCGACCGACTACGCGCTCGTCAGCCTGTCGCTCGCGGGATACGCGGCCGTCGCCGCAACGCTCGAACTAATCATGGGGCCGCTGTCGGACCGGTTCGGGCGGCGGCCGGTCGTGCTGGCCGGCCTTGCAGTATTCGTCGTCGGTTCGATCGGCTGCGCGCTGGCCACCGACATCCGGATATTCCTGGCTTGCCGGGTGCTTCAGGCGGGCATTACGTCGGGCTATCCGATCTCGATGGCCGTGATCCGGGATACGGCGGGCAAGGAGCGGGCGGCGAGCCGGATCGGTTATGCGGCGATGGCGGGCGCGTTCGCGCCGATGCTCGGTCCGATGGTGGGCGGCGCGCTGGACGAAGCGTGCGGCTGGCGCGCGAGCTTCTGGTTCCTCGCGATGGCCGGCACCGCGCTGTTCGCGTGGTGCTGGCGCGACCTCCGCGAGACCAACCTGAATCCGTTGGACACGTTGAGGCGGCAAGTCCGTGCGTACCCGGCGCTGCTTCGCGCGCGCCGTTTCTGGGCCTATGCGCTGTGCATGGCGTTTTCGACCGGCTCGTTCTACGCGTTCCTGGCCGGCGCGCCGCTGGCCGCGCAAACGGTGTTCGGCATCGCGCCCGCGGAAATCGGCTTCTACATGGGGGCCGTCACGGCCGGATTCATGGTCGGCAGTTTTGTGTCCGGCCGGTACGCGGGCCGCTACTCGAGCGCGACGATCATCGTCACGGGGCGCATCATCGCGTGTGCCGGCCCGCTGATCGGTCTCGCGCTGTACTTCTGCGGCGTCCGGCACGTGTTCGCGTGGTTCGGGCCGTGCGTGCTGGTCGGCGTCGGCAACGGTCTGTCGAATCCGTGCGCGCATGCCGGCGTGCTGTCGGTGCGGCCCGACCTCGCGGGAAGTGCCTCCGGCCTCGCCGGCGCGATGACGATCGCCGGCGGCGCCGCGCTGTCGTCGCTGACGGGCGCGGTGCTGACCGACGGCAATGCGGCTGGTGCGTCGCTCGGGATGATGCTGGCGTCGTCCTCGCTCGCTTTGCTGGCGGCAGCGTATGCGCGTTCACTGGACGCGCGCGATGGCCCTCGGTGA
- a CDS encoding fumarylacetoacetate hydrolase family protein — MSAYVIDAAERPSVEVEQSSARFPVRRVFCVGRNYADHAREMGADPDREPPFFFTKPADAIVPAGGTVPYPPLTNDLHHEIELVVAIGRGGRAIAPTDALSHVWGYGVGVDLTRRDLQAEAKKLSRPWDWAKGFDASGPVTALRAASATGHPARGRIWLAVNGDTRQQGDLADMIWAVPDVIAYVSRSVDLKAGDLIFTGTPAGVGALQPGDRVTGGVDGVAQFEFVVGAKA, encoded by the coding sequence ATGTCCGCATATGTCATCGACGCTGCCGAGCGTCCTTCCGTCGAAGTCGAACAGTCGTCCGCGCGCTTTCCGGTGCGCCGCGTCTTCTGCGTCGGCCGCAACTACGCCGACCACGCACGCGAAATGGGCGCCGATCCCGACCGCGAACCGCCGTTCTTCTTCACGAAGCCGGCCGACGCGATCGTCCCGGCCGGCGGCACCGTCCCCTATCCGCCGCTGACGAACGACCTCCATCACGAAATCGAGCTGGTGGTCGCCATCGGCCGCGGCGGACGCGCGATCGCCCCCACCGACGCGCTGTCGCACGTATGGGGCTACGGCGTCGGCGTCGACCTCACGCGCCGCGACCTGCAGGCCGAAGCGAAGAAGCTGAGCCGTCCGTGGGACTGGGCGAAAGGCTTCGACGCGTCGGGCCCCGTGACCGCGCTGCGCGCGGCGTCGGCCACCGGCCACCCGGCCAGGGGCCGCATCTGGCTCGCGGTCAACGGCGACACGCGCCAGCAAGGCGACCTGGCCGACATGATCTGGGCCGTGCCCGACGTCATCGCGTACGTGTCGCGCTCGGTCGACCTGAAGGCCGGCGATTTGATCTTCACGGGCACGCCGGCCGGCGTCGGCGCGCTGCAACCGGGGGACCGCGTGACCGGCGGGGTCGATGGGGTTGCGCAGTTCGAATTCGTGGTGGGGGCGAAGGCGTAA
- a CDS encoding uracil-DNA glycosylase family protein, with protein MPNRPRVPLDVLLTEIRACRACEADLPLGPRPVLRAHRDARILIVGQALGARVHASGIPWDDASGTRLRGWLDVDADTFYDATRFAIVPMGFCYPGRGASGDNPPRPECAPLWIDRLLAELPSIRLTLLIGQYAQRHFLRDARKATLTDTVRAWRDYGPAVLPPPHPSPRNQGWFKHHPWFDADVVPELRRRVAALVKP; from the coding sequence ATGCCGAACCGACCGCGCGTGCCGCTCGACGTGCTGCTCACTGAAATCCGCGCGTGCCGTGCCTGCGAAGCCGACCTGCCGCTCGGCCCGCGCCCCGTGCTGCGCGCGCACCGCGACGCCCGCATCCTGATCGTCGGGCAGGCGCTCGGCGCGCGCGTGCATGCAAGCGGCATCCCGTGGGACGATGCGAGCGGCACGCGGCTGCGCGGCTGGCTCGACGTCGACGCCGACACGTTCTACGACGCAACCCGCTTCGCGATCGTGCCGATGGGTTTCTGCTACCCGGGCCGCGGCGCGAGCGGCGACAACCCGCCGCGCCCCGAATGCGCGCCGCTGTGGATCGACCGGCTGCTCGCCGAGTTGCCGTCGATCCGGCTCACGCTGCTGATCGGCCAGTATGCGCAGCGGCATTTCCTGCGCGACGCGCGCAAGGCGACCCTGACGGACACCGTGCGCGCATGGCGCGACTACGGCCCGGCGGTGCTGCCGCCGCCGCATCCGTCGCCGCGCAACCAGGGGTGGTTCAAGCACCACCCCTGGTTCGACGCCGACGTCGTGCCCGAGCTGCGGCGCCGGGTTGCTGCGCTCGTCAAGCCGTGA
- a CDS encoding helix-turn-helix transcriptional regulator, protein MPSTAPPRLYGMPERSDRLDFYIRDQASRQAITEPHRHAYFQIQFNLGGDTEQRIGGVTRPFPRGALAFVLPHREHLIPHPEGAHFIVINFSQAFLRADLDVDPLDLEDVPAHRFPELTPFRFQEHLDFILTGDTYDEARRLALCMLDTDRVRTFGSTTLLRGYLLQLIGLVCTQYAGALDKLAQRGAQRAGRRDALARVLRHVRANLTREDLTLAATAEAAFLSPNYLAHLVRKETGSTFTDLVTERRIALAQSLLAHTSRRIADIARSVGFRDEGYFARRFRARVGVSPKAYRDANAALPDGDA, encoded by the coding sequence ATGCCCTCCACCGCCCCGCCGCGCCTGTACGGGATGCCCGAACGCAGCGACCGGCTCGACTTCTACATCCGCGACCAGGCGTCGCGCCAGGCGATCACCGAGCCGCACCGGCACGCGTATTTCCAGATCCAGTTCAATCTCGGCGGCGACACCGAGCAGCGGATCGGCGGCGTCACGCGGCCGTTTCCGCGCGGCGCGCTCGCGTTCGTGCTGCCGCACCGCGAGCACCTGATCCCGCATCCGGAAGGCGCGCACTTCATCGTGATCAACTTCAGCCAGGCGTTCCTGCGCGCCGATCTCGACGTCGACCCGCTCGACCTGGAGGACGTGCCCGCCCACCGTTTTCCCGAGCTGACCCCGTTCCGCTTCCAGGAACATCTCGACTTCATCCTGACCGGCGACACCTACGACGAAGCGCGCCGCCTCGCGCTGTGCATGCTCGACACCGATCGCGTGCGCACGTTCGGCTCGACCACGTTGCTGCGCGGCTACCTGCTGCAGCTGATCGGGCTCGTCTGCACGCAGTACGCGGGCGCCCTCGACAAGCTCGCGCAGCGCGGCGCCCAGCGCGCCGGCCGGCGCGACGCGCTCGCACGCGTGCTGCGGCACGTCCGCGCCAACCTCACCCGCGAGGACCTGACGCTCGCCGCGACCGCCGAGGCCGCGTTCCTGTCGCCCAACTACCTCGCGCACCTGGTCCGCAAGGAAACCGGCAGCACCTTCACCGATCTCGTGACGGAGCGCCGGATCGCGCTCGCGCAGTCGCTGCTGGCCCACACGAGCCGGCGCATCGCGGACATCGCGCGCTCGGTCGGCTTCCGCGACGAAGGGTATTTCGCGCGGCGTTTCCGTGCGCGTGTCGGCGTGTCGCCGAAGGCGTACCGCGATGCGAATGCCGCGCTGCCCGACGGCGACGCGTAG
- a CDS encoding YkgJ family cysteine cluster protein, with protein MNDIDFACTACGKCCHDLRLMLTIAEAAAWLQRGGHVELLCDAMPWLVEPEPDNAFAAYKRARSTPALSGALPVRVTTVLTASYAGPCPNLRDDLRCAIYDERPLVCRIYPAEVNPFVELSPEGKACPSDAWRTTPLLRGGAIVDDDTRRNIERSRAANVAEAPLRAQVCAALGVATAAVANEGFAIHAPPAAALLAALNGVRAAPATIEADDTGTQWTLLSNRAATVDALASTGAAAGLAASAADDAGALRYLGFFADADAAAA; from the coding sequence GTGAACGACATCGATTTCGCGTGCACGGCCTGCGGCAAGTGCTGCCACGACCTGCGTCTCATGCTGACGATCGCCGAAGCCGCCGCGTGGCTGCAGCGCGGCGGCCACGTGGAGCTGCTGTGCGACGCGATGCCGTGGCTCGTCGAGCCCGAGCCCGACAACGCATTCGCCGCGTACAAGCGCGCACGCTCGACGCCCGCGCTCAGCGGTGCGCTGCCGGTGCGCGTGACGACCGTGCTCACCGCGTCGTATGCGGGGCCGTGCCCGAACCTGCGCGACGACCTGCGGTGCGCGATCTACGACGAGCGACCGCTCGTGTGCCGGATCTACCCGGCCGAAGTGAATCCGTTCGTCGAGTTGTCGCCGGAAGGCAAAGCCTGTCCGTCCGACGCGTGGCGCACGACGCCGCTGCTGCGCGGCGGCGCGATCGTCGACGACGACACGCGCCGCAACATCGAGCGCTCGCGCGCGGCAAACGTGGCCGAGGCGCCGCTGCGCGCGCAGGTGTGCGCGGCGCTCGGCGTCGCTACGGCGGCCGTGGCCAACGAAGGATTCGCGATCCACGCGCCGCCAGCCGCCGCGCTGCTCGCCGCGCTGAACGGTGTGCGCGCCGCGCCGGCCACAATCGAGGCGGATGACACGGGTACGCAATGGACACTGCTGTCCAATCGCGCGGCGACGGTGGACGCGCTCGCATCGACGGGCGCCGCGGCCGGGTTGGCAGCGAGCGCGGCCGACGACGCCGGGGCGTTACGCTACCTCGGGTTCTTCGCGGACGCGGACGCGGCGGCGGCGTGA
- a CDS encoding uracil-DNA glycosylase family protein gives MPNRPRVPLDVLLTEIRACRACEADLPLGPRPVVRAHRDARILIVGQAPGARVHASGIPWDDASGTRLRGWLDVDADTFYDATRFAIVPMGFCYPGRGASGDNPPRPECAPLWIDRLLAELPSIRLTLLIGQYAQRHFLRDARKATLTDTVHAWRDYGPDVLPLPHPSPRNQGWFKHHPWFGTDVVPELRRRVAALVAP, from the coding sequence ATGCCGAACCGACCGCGCGTGCCGCTCGACGTGCTGCTCACTGAAATCCGCGCGTGCCGTGCCTGCGAAGCCGACCTGCCGCTCGGCCCGCGCCCGGTCGTGCGCGCCCATCGCGACGCGCGCATCCTGATCGTCGGGCAGGCGCCGGGCGCGCGCGTCCATGCAAGCGGCATCCCGTGGGACGATGCGAGCGGCACGCGGCTGCGCGGCTGGCTCGACGTCGACGCCGACACGTTCTACGACGCAACCCGCTTCGCGATCGTGCCGATGGGTTTCTGCTACCCGGGCCGCGGCGCGAGCGGCGACAACCCGCCGCGCCCCGAATGCGCGCCGCTGTGGATCGACCGGCTGCTCGCCGAGTTGCCGTCGATCCGGCTCACGCTGCTGATCGGCCAGTATGCGCAGCGGCACTTCCTGCGCGACGCGCGCAAGGCCACGCTGACGGACACCGTACACGCGTGGCGCGACTATGGGCCCGACGTGCTGCCGCTGCCGCACCCGTCGCCGCGCAACCAGGGGTGGTTCAAGCACCACCCCTGGTTCGGCACCGACGTCGTGCCGGAACTGCGCCGGCGGGTTGCCGCGCTCGTCGCGCCTTGA
- a CDS encoding CmpA/NrtA family ABC transporter substrate-binding protein, with protein sequence MTSSTAAAPERAHLRLGFVALSDAAPLIVAQRLNLGARHGLTLELSRQPSWAAVRDKLLSGELDAAHALYGLVCGLQLGIGGPQADMAALMVLNRNGQAITFSGPLADAFRARGNLRDAFATLGRKPLLAQTFPTGTHAMWLNHWLASHDVDPLRDVRSVVIPPPEMVAALAGGELDGFCAGEPWHAVAEACGAGRTVAVTSEIWPDHPEKVLAARRDFVALYPATARALIRTLVDACAWLDSAAHRREAADWLASPDALGVPARLIAPRLLGDYGAGPFAVPPLPVAFHANGAVNRPCADDGLWFLSQYRRWGMLDGAQDDDRARVAAVAQTALYDAAVAEMGATHTD encoded by the coding sequence ATGACCTCTTCGACCGCCGCCGCGCCGGAACGCGCGCATCTTCGCCTCGGGTTCGTCGCGCTGAGCGACGCGGCCCCGCTGATCGTCGCACAGCGCCTGAACCTCGGTGCACGGCACGGCCTCACGCTCGAACTCAGCCGCCAGCCGTCGTGGGCCGCCGTCCGCGACAAGTTGCTGAGCGGCGAGCTCGACGCCGCGCATGCGTTGTACGGGCTGGTCTGCGGGCTGCAGCTCGGGATCGGCGGCCCGCAGGCCGACATGGCCGCGCTGATGGTGCTGAACCGCAACGGCCAGGCGATCACGTTCTCCGGGCCGCTCGCCGATGCGTTCCGCGCGCGCGGCAACCTGCGCGACGCGTTCGCGACGCTCGGCCGCAAGCCGCTCCTCGCGCAGACGTTCCCGACCGGCACGCACGCGATGTGGCTGAACCACTGGCTCGCGTCGCACGACGTCGATCCGTTGCGCGACGTGCGCAGCGTCGTGATCCCGCCGCCCGAGATGGTGGCCGCGCTCGCCGGCGGCGAACTCGACGGCTTCTGCGCCGGCGAGCCGTGGCATGCCGTGGCCGAGGCGTGCGGCGCGGGGCGCACCGTCGCCGTCACGAGCGAGATCTGGCCCGATCATCCGGAGAAGGTGCTCGCCGCCCGGCGCGATTTCGTCGCGCTGTATCCGGCCACCGCGCGCGCGCTGATCCGCACGCTCGTCGATGCCTGCGCGTGGCTCGACAGCGCCGCGCATCGTCGCGAGGCGGCCGACTGGCTGGCGTCGCCCGACGCGCTCGGCGTGCCGGCCCGGCTGATCGCGCCGCGCCTGCTCGGCGACTACGGAGCGGGGCCGTTCGCCGTGCCGCCGCTGCCGGTCGCGTTTCATGCGAACGGCGCGGTGAACCGGCCTTGCGCCGACGACGGCCTGTGGTTCCTGTCGCAATACCGGCGCTGGGGCATGCTCGACGGCGCGCAGGACGACGACCGCGCGCGCGTTGCTGCGGTCGCGCAAACCGCGTTGTATGATGCTGCCGTCGCCGAAATGGGCGCGACGCACACCGACTGA
- a CDS encoding ANTAR domain-containing response regulator codes for MSASATPVRLRVLLVTDTDKPIGELGEALAQLGYDMLNDVATPARLPAAVEEQHPDVVIIDTDSPSRDTLEQLAVMHATAPRPVLMFSHDANQALIRAAVGAGVSAYLVEGLSAERLAPILEVALARFSHDDALRRRLADVERELAERKLIDRAKRMLMDQRRLSEHDAYAALRKRAMDQGLRIVDVARQVLAADPQP; via the coding sequence ATGAGTGCGTCCGCTACACCCGTCAGGCTGCGCGTGCTGCTCGTCACCGATACCGACAAGCCGATCGGCGAACTCGGCGAAGCACTCGCGCAGCTCGGCTACGACATGCTGAACGACGTCGCGACGCCCGCGCGCCTGCCGGCCGCCGTCGAGGAGCAGCATCCCGACGTCGTGATCATCGATACCGATTCGCCGTCGCGCGATACGCTCGAGCAGCTCGCGGTCATGCATGCCACCGCGCCGCGCCCCGTGCTGATGTTCAGCCACGACGCCAACCAGGCGCTGATCCGCGCGGCGGTCGGCGCAGGCGTCAGCGCGTATCTCGTCGAAGGGCTGTCGGCCGAACGCCTTGCACCGATTCTCGAAGTCGCGCTCGCACGCTTCTCGCACGACGATGCACTGCGCCGCCGGCTTGCCGATGTCGAGCGCGAACTCGCCGAACGCAAGCTCATCGACCGCGCGAAGCGGATGCTGATGGACCAGCGCAGGCTGTCCGAACACGACGCGTACGCGGCGCTGCGCAAGCGCGCGATGGATCAGGGCCTGCGCATCGTCGACGTCGCGCGCCAGGTGCTCGCGGCCGATCCGCAACCATGA
- the cobA gene encoding uroporphyrinogen-III C-methyltransferase — MTTGKVTLLGAGPGDPDLLTLKAVKALAAADVLLLDDLVNPEIVTFAPQARVVRVGKRGGCRSTPQAFIEKLMRRYALRGANVVRVKGGEALLFGRAGEELATLRAAAIPVEIVNGISSGFAAAASLGLSLTHRAHCHGVTFVTAHRQDHGEPDWARLAATGTTLAIYMGMSRVDSIAAGLLAALPASTPAAAVQWAGTPDERRWIGTLGALAQGVAQAGLGSPAVILVGGAIGEASALTGVNDVDADADSAARRAA; from the coding sequence ATGACGACAGGCAAAGTCACCCTGCTGGGCGCCGGCCCCGGCGATCCCGATCTCCTCACGCTCAAGGCCGTGAAGGCGCTGGCCGCTGCCGACGTACTGCTGCTCGACGATCTGGTCAACCCGGAGATCGTCACGTTCGCACCCCAGGCGCGTGTCGTGCGCGTCGGCAAGCGCGGCGGCTGTCGCTCCACGCCGCAGGCATTCATCGAGAAGCTGATGCGCCGTTACGCACTGCGCGGCGCAAACGTGGTGCGCGTGAAAGGCGGCGAGGCGCTGCTGTTCGGGCGCGCCGGCGAAGAACTCGCCACATTGCGCGCCGCCGCGATTCCGGTCGAGATCGTCAACGGCATCTCGTCGGGCTTCGCGGCCGCCGCGAGCCTCGGCCTCTCGCTCACGCACCGCGCGCATTGCCACGGCGTCACGTTCGTCACCGCCCATCGTCAGGACCACGGCGAACCCGACTGGGCGCGTCTCGCGGCAACCGGCACCACGCTCGCGATCTACATGGGCATGAGCCGCGTCGACAGCATCGCCGCCGGCCTGCTCGCCGCGCTGCCGGCATCGACGCCGGCCGCGGCCGTGCAATGGGCCGGCACGCCCGACGAACGCCGCTGGATCGGCACGCTCGGCGCGCTGGCCCAAGGCGTCGCGCAGGCCGGGCTCGGCAGTCCGGCCGTGATCCTCGTCGGCGGCGCGATCGGCGAAGCCTCGGCGTTGACCGGCGTGAACGACGTCGATGCCGATGCCGACTCCGCCGCCCGGCGCGCGGCGTAG
- a CDS encoding MFS transporter, with amino-acid sequence MTDKATRIDLFSLRTAPMRAFHFTWMAFFVCFFAWFACAPLMPLIAREFHLTAAQVANINIAAVAATIAVRLLVGPLCDRFGPRRVYAGLLAVGAIPVIAVAFSHDYLSFLICRLGIGAIGAGFVITQYHTSVMFAPNVVGTANATTAGWGNAGAGATQALMPLLVAAGLMLGFGEGSSWRIALVVPGVAMLAMAWAYWRFTQDCPQGDFVALRKEGVTVDSGKKGGWASFFAACGNYRVWMLFVTYGACFGVEVFIHNIAALYYVDHFSLSLKDAGFAVGLFGLLALFARALGGWLSDKIAARRSLDVRATLLCGLIVGEGLGLIWFSHAQSVGIALVAMLAFGLFTHMACGATYALVPFIDRKALGGVAGIVGAGGNVGAVAASFLLKGVGDVQHTLSLLGLAVTATALCAMAVRFSEEHKAREAELRDRALAAGSVAN; translated from the coding sequence ATGACCGACAAAGCTACCCGTATCGATCTCTTCAGCCTCCGCACCGCGCCGATGCGCGCGTTCCACTTCACGTGGATGGCGTTCTTCGTGTGCTTCTTCGCATGGTTCGCGTGCGCGCCGCTGATGCCGCTCATTGCACGCGAATTCCACCTCACGGCGGCGCAGGTCGCCAACATCAACATCGCGGCCGTGGCCGCGACGATCGCCGTGCGGCTGCTGGTCGGCCCGCTGTGCGACCGCTTCGGCCCGCGCCGCGTCTATGCGGGGCTGCTCGCGGTCGGCGCGATTCCGGTGATCGCGGTCGCGTTCAGCCATGACTACCTGTCGTTCCTGATCTGCCGGCTCGGCATCGGCGCGATCGGCGCGGGCTTCGTGATCACGCAGTACCACACGTCGGTGATGTTCGCGCCCAACGTGGTCGGCACCGCGAACGCGACGACGGCCGGCTGGGGCAATGCCGGCGCGGGCGCGACGCAGGCGCTGATGCCGCTGCTCGTCGCCGCCGGCCTGATGCTCGGCTTCGGCGAGGGTTCGTCGTGGCGCATCGCGCTGGTCGTGCCGGGCGTCGCGATGCTCGCGATGGCCTGGGCGTACTGGCGCTTCACGCAGGATTGCCCGCAAGGCGACTTCGTCGCGCTGCGCAAGGAAGGCGTGACGGTCGACAGCGGCAAGAAGGGCGGCTGGGCGAGCTTCTTCGCGGCCTGCGGCAACTATCGCGTGTGGATGCTGTTCGTCACGTACGGCGCATGCTTCGGCGTCGAGGTGTTCATCCACAACATCGCCGCGCTGTACTACGTCGATCACTTCAGCCTGTCGCTGAAGGACGCCGGTTTCGCGGTCGGCCTGTTCGGGCTGCTCGCCCTGTTCGCCCGCGCGCTCGGCGGCTGGCTGTCCGACAAGATCGCCGCACGCCGCAGCCTCGACGTGCGCGCGACGCTGCTGTGTGGACTGATCGTCGGCGAAGGGCTCGGGCTGATCTGGTTCTCGCATGCGCAAAGCGTCGGCATCGCACTCGTCGCGATGCTCGCGTTCGGCCTCTTCACGCACATGGCGTGCGGCGCGACCTATGCGCTGGTGCCCTTCATCGACCGCAAGGCGCTCGGCGGCGTGGCGGGGATCGTCGGCGCGGGCGGCAACGTCGGCGCGGTCGCCGCGAGCTTCCTGCTGAAAGGCGTCGGCGACGTGCAGCACACGCTCAGCCTGCTCGGCCTTGCCGTCACCGCGACCGCACTGTGCGCGATGGCCGTGCGCTTCAGCGAAGAACACAAGGCGCGCGAAGCCGAGTTGCGCGATCGCGCGCTGGCCGCCGGCAGCGTCGCGAACTGA